The DNA window AATTATTGAGTTGCCCAGGGTTAAAGAAAAGTCGTGAGCTCGAGACATTATAAATAACACAGAGCGACATTTGCTTATACACACCAAGTACACACACAGCCCGAGAACACTGACACAATACGAGACAAActaaaaattattagaaaaagaaaaaaaaaaaaaaattctacAGATTGACCAATTGACCCCTTGTCTGTTTTGTTATCTTTACCGCAATCACCAAGCATCGACATTCAAGATTTACCCCCTTCTAGCTCCTTCATATACATGTACATGGAAAATTATGGTGTTTATAAGTACATTGCTTTCGTCTTCACTAGGGTCGCGATTTTCAAACACTCTAGAATCTCACCAAAtcgatgatgattattCAGAACAATACGATTTTGATATGGCGGAGCtgtcgtcatcatcatcatcatcactgTTACCACAGCATCAACGACAGACATCAAGTACAAACTTAAGTTCAGGGTTGCTGTCATATCCTGATAGGAGGGCCACAGAAACTACAGCGGCAACTGCAACGATAAATACAACTAATTTCTCATCCCCGCCTTCGCCTCCACGACAATCATTAGCTTTAATACCTTCTCAGCCGTCAACGTGCATAGAAGTTACAGACATGGATACAAGGTTTCCACCAAGCTCTGGTGTTATAAACCAATACGACCCATTTGAAGAAGTCCCATCTTATGAAGCATCGCAACGAATGCataatcaatcaaccaatagcaacaacagtaaCAGCAACAGAAATAGCAGCATTGCCCATAACAATGATAGTTATCTCACAGAAGATGTTTCACATATTGCTCCTGCGACACATATATACACCCCTATTCCGTCATTGCCAATTCCTATTACATCAACCTCAACTGGGATTTCTTATGGTAATTCTTTCGATGTACCAGTTagtaacaacaataacaacaacagcagtaGCAACAACGATAACCGTAATGGCAACAGCAGTAGTAATAGCAATACATCTAACTCCACATTGCGAGGGGGAAATATTAAGCGATCATCTATTAAACAACTAGGTTTGAAGTTTTTGAATGCACGACAACATTTTTTACTAGCTTCGTGTCGTGATGTGTCATTGATCCCTCCCTTGATTGGACTAATACGTTCATGGAGAATGATTTATAGCAATGACGCCAGCGAGTACAGTCAAGTTCTTAATGGGGATGGAGTGACATTAATTCGAGGATCAGAGCATTTTTTAACTGGGCTTTGGTGTATTGTTGCTGGTTATTTATCATATTCGATATTGGATTCATTGTTGGTTCGATGGATAATGACATATCTGACGTCAGCAGCGATTGTGAGAGTACTATCGATGCTGACAATAATTATCACCATAGAACTATATTTGATCAATACCACTAGTGCTATTACCGACTACGGATTGCATATATGGATATTCATTAGTTGTGTGCTAACATTCACATATATTGTGCAGAATTTTGTCACGTCTAATCTAGAGTTGATCAATTACTATAAGCGTACGACGATCCATAAGCGGGCCAggttttttgatttctatAACATTGTTGTGTTTGCTGTTGTCCCCGTGGGTTTGGCTAGCTTTGTCACTATGGTGGGGCTATTGCGGTCCTTGTTATTGTTaagaattcaaattgatagcaataataatgcCAATAGTATGGTCAATCTTGATGGTGTATAATACGCTACTTTTATACTAATATAATCTAATTACTAATAATAGTcataattattcaataCGCTTTGCTTAGCATTGTTTTTCATGAATACACACTGTCTAAGTATTGTAACCTGTTATGGAAAATGCTACCAACTACAATTGTATTAGGGGTGCGTGTaccaatataaaaaaaaaacgacTATATAAATAGCCCAGCTCATCCTgtgaagaaattttttccTCTTTTCAGATTCTtctttcccttttttttttcctttttcccTTTCTTTAATCAAAAAGTATTAAAGGGAAGGATTTGCCACGGCGAGATAATGTAAAATAGTCAAGTTATACTCGTTGCCAACTTATTCAATTAAAGTTTTATATTCCCGAGAATGATCCAAACCAATTGTTTGTGTAACCCCTCTATAGGaagtttgaaatttgtGAATCttataaattttgaatGTCGATTTATTAAGGGGTATATCTGTattatctatatatatgtgtgtgtgatGTGCTTTTCCTCTGTTAAGCGAATGATGGCAAGATTAATCTCTACTACAAACTTTGAGTCAGTGTATTTTATAATGCTCGATATTCAACTTCTTatgaaatattaattaacTGCTGATACAAATCATGCATTCGTTGTAGACTATCAACCAATGGTTGGAAGAATAAGGGTGGATGGATATGCACACCATCTCATCAGTCCAGTCACCCTCAACCTCAACCCCAACCGTCCATCGTGGTTTGGTTTAATCCCAAATATTGCAAACCCCTTCGTCATTAGAGACATACTATAATATACAAAAGTATTATactatattattttataaatatgTACATAAATATTCACATATACATATAacttcaattattttttttaactaaATATATCTTTAACATTgaccaaaagaaaacaacaacgtATTCTTCCAATAATATacaattccaattccaattttctttttatttttatctCTAAAACCTCTATATCAGTTTATATCTCTTGAATAAGTCGAGAAAAATGAGCAAAGAAAATCggataaaaaatttaaagcTTATCTGTATTTGTTGAAACCAATATCAGCAGCTTTTTCTCTGAAACATTGACGACATAAGTCCAAACCGTATTTTCTGATTAAACCAGAGTGGGAAGAACAATGTCTACATTGTCTTGAACCTTTACCAAAGTTTCTTGGGTGGGAGAACCAAACGTTTTCGTGAGCCATCTTGTATCAAATAATAGTTAtctaaattaaaacaaatagATGTTAGTAATTAAAACTTAAGGTCTAAATAAAACCACATGTAACAtggataataatgataataaaagtGCCAACCAATACCAAGTTGGGCCAAAATGTAGTCTCCGTGCTACTAATATGTACAGATAATTCCTTTAATAATCTTGGTTGTTTTACAGGTCTTTATTTCCATTTCTAATATGATTGGATTAGTTCAAATAAATCCTCACTGATAGTACAACCCTCTCCCTTCTTGATATTCTGCAACGTACagataataagaataataagaTCAGTTGTACAGTTGGGAACAGGTATGTAAAAGTATCGTATCATTTCCAAGTTAAAGACGAATAGGGGGATATTTATGCTTTCTGATCTTTGCTTTTCCATTTATAAGTCTCTGTCATTGTTTCCATTTCATTACTGTATGTTCATTCTTTTgatctctttctttctaaaTCAGCCAAcatttcattatcattcaTATCCATTAAGGTATTCAATAACATACTAATTTAACGTTAGTTTGTGGTGTACAGAGTAAGTTCAACtatgaaatttttcaaggaaaatttttttttttttttttctgtttctttCGCTTTCCATAGAAACGAGTGTAGGACTGGGAGTAggttgattgattttgctATCTTGTTTGTAAGTACGAAAAATAGAGCCAGCACACGCCCACAACGCGCGCCGCAGCTTAGTACGATTATGGCCAGTATACGCgcaaaaaacaacaaaaccaGTGCGAAACACataattaaaagaaatcaagaaaaatagTTATAAAGTAGTGCACATAAGCATTTTTTGTCACTCCAAAAGTTGTTCACGTGACAAGGGCTTTACAGCCCTAATTACTCGCACGTGACTGATTTTGCATTGCATCTAtgtctaatttttttttttgtattgatCCAAAGCTCATCGCACAAATATTATTCTCATGTAGTATCTGATTAAGCTATAGCTTTCCTGATACATTCAAATCGaccttatttttttgtcataataatactaatccggtatatatttatttgagTCATGGCCAATTCTCATAGAAACACATTGAAACATGATCATAAGCCGTTCAAATCGAAGCATGCCACCAAAGGTCAAATCAAGGCTAGGATAAAGGGTAAGGTTGAAAAATCATCCAATAGTCTGGGTGGCAGTAAACTGCTGAAAGTTGTATCGAAATTGGAGAGGAAAAATCtatcaaaacaacaacgagATAATAAGATCTTGGAAACGAAATTAACTAAGAGATTGTTTGAAGGTAATTCGGGAGCAGAAAAGATTGTTACCATAATTACATTAACTGACGATTTGTCTGCAGTTGATATTGCCAATCGATTATTCAATGAACAAGAAAGCAACGATAATGGTTCTACTgctaaattcaattttgattatCCCTCAGTGACAAACATAAATATTGGCAAATTCAAAACTAATTTAAAAGTGATAATTCCCCATCAAAGTAATATGATTAGTATTCTTGATGCTGCCCAAGTGTCTGATTTTGTTCTCTTGGGGATATCGGCAACAGAGGAAATTGGAGAGAACTCATTTGGTGAAACCATCTTACGAGCATTGATTGCCCAAGGTatctcaacaacaattgggGTATTACCAAACATTGTACTGGCTTACCCAAAACGCAATTTACAATTAGACGTCAAGCAATCGTTACAATcattttatcatcatttttttccTTCACGAGATGGATCATCGAATCGAGGCAGTGGCAGTGATAGTGGTGGGAATAAATTGTACCTGTTGGAATTGGATTCTGATAACTCTAATTGTTTGCGGATAATATGTCAAAAATTCCCCCAGCTGATATCTTGGAGAGATTCTCGTGGGTGGTTGGTTGCCGATAAAGTTGAGATTGACAACTCTTCTGACATGTCTGTGgagaatcaacaacaaatgatGGTGGTAGAAGGTATGGTGAGAGGAATTGGTTTCAATGTGAATCGATTAGTTCACTTGCCAGGGTTCGGTGATTTCCAATTGCACAAGTTGGAAAAATTGACAAGAAAAGCTCGCGGCAACAGTTTTCGTAATCACTATGGCGGTATGGATATAGACACTGGCAATGATGGTGATGTCGAGGAAACGTTTTTGCCAAATGAACAGCAAGAACTGTTGGACGAATTGAATCCCGATGAAGGTATTGATATGGGAGCCACGGAAGATGACAATGATTTctataataatgatgacTTTGGTGTTAGATCGGAGGGGAAGatatattttgataatggcaacaacaacaatggtAGTGGTACTTTTGGCTCAAGCAAAAAGCTTGTTCCAAGAGGTACTTCAGAATATCAAGGAAGATggtttgttgatgatgtgTTGGATGAAGATGCATCTGACTTAGAGGAACaggaagaacaagaagaagccAATATGGCAGAAGATGATATGATAATGGAAGATAACATTGAGGCCGAGGACTTTGCTGACAATGCCGAAAGTATTCATGATTCAGAAATGATGCATGTTGATTTGTCcccagaagaagaaagcCGTCAACTCGAACAATACCGATCATTGGCAAAAGAGGATTTGGAGTTCCCTGATGAACTTGAATTGCATCCTAATGAATCGGCAATAGAACGGTTGAAAGGATTCAGAGGGGTCAAATCGTTAGGTAATTGTGATTGGGATTATGATGAGTATGACCCTGAAGCACCATCGATATTGAAGAGATTATTCCAGGTGTCAAATTATAAAGCCACGAAAAACAAAGTCAATAAGCAATTCATTAAACAAACTGAAGTCACTGCAGGTAATAGAGTCAGGTTATACATTATCATCCCTCCTGGCGCTTCCAGCAATATAAGTAACGTCATTGGCAATTGCTCGAGTATTCCATTCCCGGTATACGAGTTATTGGAACACGAGCACAAGTTGGGAGtttgtaatttttcatttgagACATGGCAAGATTATGAGAAACCGATTGTTAACAAAGAACAAATCATCGTTCAATATGGGCCAAGAAGACAAATTATCCAACCATTGTACAATCAGGCTAACAATAATCCAAACAACGTTCATAAGTTGGAGAATTTTGTGCATCATAGCCAAGGTGGCAGTGGTGCGATTATTGCCACTGCTATAACCCCAGTATTATTTACTAATTCGCCaactttatttttcaaaattcatCCCAACTCTAACGATAACACCAATTCGAATAGCGGATCAGTTGAATTTATTGGTAAAGGGACTTATTTGGGCAGCGATCCTAAACGTATCATGGTACAAAGAGTAGTTTTAACTGGTCATCCAATAAAAATTCATAAGCGTGTGGTCACTATCCGTTATATGTTTTTCAATCGTGAAGATATCAACTACTTCAAAGCGGTTTCGTTGTTTACAAAGAATCTGGGACGAGTCGGGTTTATCAAGGAGAGTCTTGGTACTCATGGTTATTTCAAAGCCAATTTCGATGGAAAATTGACGTCGCAAGATGTTGTTGCTATGAGTTTATATAAACGATCCTGGCCAGAAGTTTCAACTATCTGGAGTAAGTTTAATTATTAGTATATACATTCATATAGAACTATATAGCTGGTTTGTTGGTTTCAAAATACATCCTTTtattgtgtttttttttttttttttatgtgTAGACAATTTTTGGTGATGGTCAAACACAAAACCAAgtaagaaattgaaaaaaaaaaaaaaaaaaattgtaaagTTTCAACCTCATCTCTTCCATACATCCAAGTTCAGTTATACTCTATCCTACTACATACACAAATGGGCAAACACAGAAGAAATAGGAAAAATCCAAAGTCGAGACACGATCCATTATCCAATCCGAATTTGACCACCAGTGCTGTCATTAATGCTGTTCGAGGTTCTGGCAAACAGTCCAAAATAGGACctttgattgataaattgaaatcactGGTGCTCAACGACAAATCTATGGCGATAGGTGTGATTAATGTATTAGCCGAGGATGAGCAAATGAGacaagaattgattgataatgatattgttttagTTCTAATGCAGTATTGTTTGAATGATGCCAATGCAAGTGAGGACATTTTGATTGAGTCGTTTGGGTTGTTGAGGAATTTAATCATTGAGGAAGGATATGATATAATTAAGTTTATTTGGGACAATGACATTTGGACAATTGTGGAAAACAGCTTgaacaaaatcatcatttcctttgattatttgataaatcataACAATGAAGGCAGTAGTGATGACAAGCCAAAGAAAAGCTTGAGCAAAGCAAAAATCCAATCACTTTATGAATTCTCAGAAAATCTCTTCacattgataataatgttaATTACATCAGATGAGagaatttttgattttgtctTTAACAACAGTGGTGGCGATAATAATTCTGGTGGTAATAAAATCGATCCAATCGTACAATTTgcattaaatttaattgacAGCCACATGAATAACAAATTGAGATTATCGAAAAAACTATTCAACACGTTGttggaattattatttcaattgtcTACAGAATCAGTTTCATTTGTTCAAAAATTAAGTACATCGTTTGACTGGGATAAACTTGGCCAATTTTTACAGGATGATGGAAATAACAACTATGACTCAGCATccaaaatatattataatgGGATATTTTTCTCATTAGTTGAGATTGTATTGCAGCCATCTCCACAAGAGAAAAAGGAGGAGCTAATGAGACAAGTGTTGGGTGATATTATAAAAGCAGTTGTCAAAGACGGCTCAGAACCAAAGCCAAAGGAAGGGGAGGAACAAGAGACACAAGACTTGGCAGCATTTGAAGCAGGATGTGATATCATTGCCACTATTTGTGAATATTTGGCCACTGATGAGGCCAATCCTGAAACCCCTGCAAGACTTTCACCTGAGACTTTACAATTACTCGAAATGATTGGTAATCAATTGGTGGGTAAAATTGAAGCCATGGGGGTCTCTGAATCAGAATCAAGCTCTGCTGAGGCAGCcataaataatttacaatTGGTAATTAGTTTTAATCAAGAATGAAGAGCATTTTAATAGCAATTGTGTATATTGATAGtgaattaaaatattgGCCGTGGCCAGTAATGTGGTAATCACCAGATGCTGTAAGTAATTTACGTGTATATTAGAATCACTACAATATCACAGGTTGAAGAAGTAAAATTTTGACTCGAAGAAGGTGGTAAGAATGATTTTGCGAGAACTTAGCTCTGGCAGGGATTTTATGATACGTATTTGTAACAATATATGCACATTACAAACTCttgatcaaatttataaatcttTCATAGTATTTTGAAGGGGGTTTTGGGAATCTCAACGTATGGTGATCAACTGTGTTGACACAGGGGGGGGTATAGCGTAAAACTAATCTCAAGATCTTGATGATGCCAGTGTTAACGacgatgaagatgaaattgttttaatttatacGTATTAGGAAAGTCAAAACCCGATCGGGAGAAGATGTGTGTGTTGcaatttattcttttttgcaTCTGAATAACAAATCTAGAACTTTTTAGTTTCACACACAGTGAAGTTAGTGTTCTTTCTATATTGGGTGAAATTCTATTTTGCAAATACAGAGTGTAACCAGATTGAATCCATCGTATTCTTGCAAGCTCAGCTTTCCTGGCTAGTTGTTGTCATCCCACTCAGTTCttgtattatttgaatttccaTTGTAAGTCgtggtttcttttcttttgcaGAGATGGGAGGAGGTTTGGATGATAGCAAACATATACAACCAAAGCCGGTAGTGAATTTGAACTGCAGCAAA is part of the Candida dubliniensis CD36 chromosome R, complete sequence genome and encodes:
- a CDS encoding protein involved in N-glycosylation, putative (Similar to S. cerevisiae EOS1), encoding MVFISTLLSSSLGSRFSNTLESHQIDDDYSEQYDFDMAESSSSSSSSSLPQHQRQTSSTNLSSGLSSYPDRRATETTAATATINTTNFSSPPSPPRQSLALIPSQPSTCIEVTDMDTRFPPSSGVINQYDPFEEVPSYEASQRMHNQSTNSNNSNSNRNSSIAHNNDSYLTEDVSHIAPATHIYTPIPSLPIPITSTSTGISYGNSFDVPVSNNNNNNSSSNNDNRNGNSSSNSNTSNSTLRGGNIKRSSIKQLGLKFLNARQHFLLASCRDVSLIPPLIGLIRSWRMIYSNDASEYSQVLNGDGVTLIRGSEHFLTGLWCIVAGYLSYSILDSLLVRWIMTYSTSAAIVRVLSMSTIIITIELYLINTTSAITDYGLHIWIFISCVLTFTYIVQNFVTSNLELINYYKRTTIHKRARFFDFYNIVVFAVVPVGLASFVTMVGLLRSLLLLRIQIDSNNNANSMVNLDGV
- a CDS encoding 40S ribosomal protein S29 (Similar to S. cerevisiae RPS29A), translating into MAHENVWFSHPRNFGKGSRQCRHCSSHSGLIRKYGLDLCRQCFREKAADIGFNKYR
- a CDS encoding ribosome biogenesis protein, putative (Similar to S. cerevisiae TSR1); amino-acid sequence: MANSHRNTLKHDHKPFKSKHATKGQIKARIKGKVEKSSNSSGGSKSSKVVSKLERKNLSKQQRDNKILETKLTKRLFEGNSGAEKIVTIITLTDDLSAVDIANRLFNEQESNDNGSTAKFNFDYPSVTNINIGKFKTNLKVIIPHQSNMISILDAAQVSDFVLLGISATEEIGENSFGETILRALIAQGISTTIGVLPNIVSAYPKRNLQLDVKQSLQSFYHHFFPSRDGSSNRGSGSDSGGNKLYSLELDSDNSNCLRIICQKFPQSISWRDSRGWLVADKVEIDNSSDMSVENQQQMMVVEGMVRGIGFNVNRLVHLPGFGDFQLHKLEKLTRKARGNSFRNHYGGMDIDTGNDGDVEETFLPNEQQESLDELNPDEGIDMGATEDDNDFYNNDDFGVRSEGKIYFDNGNNNNGSGTFGSSKKLVPRGTSEYQGRWFVDDVLDEDASDLEEQEEQEEANMAEDDMIMEDNIEAEDFADNAESIHDSEMMHVDLSPEEESRQLEQYRSLAKEDLEFPDELELHPNESAIERLKGFRGVKSLGNCDWDYDEYDPEAPSILKRLFQVSNYKATKNKVNKQFIKQTEVTAGNRVRLYIIIPPGASSNISNVIGNCSSIPFPVYELLEHEHKLGVCNFSFETWQDYEKPIVNKEQIIVQYGPRRQIIQPLYNQANNNPNNVHKLENFVHHSQGGSGAIIATAITPVLFTNSPTLFFKIHPNSNDNTNSNSGSVEFIGKGTYLGSDPKRIMVQRVVLTGHPIKIHKRVVTIRYMFFNREDINYFKAVSLFTKNSGRVGFIKESLGTHGYFKANFDGKLTSQDVVAMSLYKRSWPEVSTIWSKFNY